The Diadema setosum chromosome 4, eeDiaSeto1, whole genome shotgun sequence genome window below encodes:
- the LOC140227121 gene encoding uncharacterized protein: MTVKCYEASSSVKLIGGPSPLEGILVLSPDRYVCYDGFNDKAAELVCGELGFPAAEDYSSQIPPSITTWNRSQWISCLDGYIRLEECLSHRTDCPRMLTVRLKCRDFLGFCDHPGPVPNGYWDSNITSFGSEITLTCCQGFILIGSRTLQCVGLPGWSTYFPVWNASVPSCLEVENETSGGIHVTKEFASKRIVTTSTAGGWRSCRRTENSSRSTTHIIHSVNNDVCTVHRPLPDHPRIQTGQATANHDGFYHICQNSAENQSLDAGMINDLGNSSQMNFISDEDIVQYQNATANTKIEHYMDMSGTVKKKKANVEFLQSGNTSETEKDIDENGYPVSNVSLLGATNNGPPWSVGRAKVCVNNSVSSFEETTSRVLSIDSTAADNAVRCGNFHGSVYEDILSTSDQSAPIREPSRKHEYSTIERNNTRDPLAIGLKDPLYSVSIYSSKQRQEPEVDESGYLVIEAYDGEIVEDRYVNMDKVQPTTTYLYENEI; encoded by the exons ATGACCGTAAAATGTTACGAAG CGTCATCATCGGTAAAGCTGATTGGCGGACCCTCTCCCCTGGAAGGCATACTGGTCCTCAGTCCAGACAGATATGTCTGCTATGATGGATTTAACGACAAAGCTGCTGAACTTGTCTGTGGAGAACTCGGCTTCCCAGCGGCAGAGGATTATTCGTCTCAGATACCTCCAAGTATCACAACGTGGAACAGAAGTCAATGGATTTCATGTCTTGATG GTTATATACGTCTAGAGGAGTGTCTGTCACATAGAACCGATTGTCCCAGGATGTTGACTGTCAGACTCAAATGCCGAG ATTTTCTCGGGTTTTGTGATCATCCCGGCCCTGTGCCTAACGGTTATTGGGATTCCAATATAACGAGCTTTGGGTCTGAGATAACTCTTACCTGTTGCCAGGGTTTCATCCTCATCGGCAGCAGAACACTGCAGTGTGTGGGACTACCTGGATGGTCGACTTACTTCCCGGTTTGGAACGCGTCAGTTCCGTCTTGCCTGGAAgtcgaaaatgaaacaagtg GTGGAATTCATGTCACCAAAGAATTTGCATCGAAAAGGATTGTTACTACATCTACTGCAG GAGGCTGGAG ATCATGTAGGAGGACAGAAAACTCGAGTAGATCGACTACTCACATAATACACTCAGTTAATAACGACGTTTGTACAGTGCATCGCCCTTTGCCGGATCATCCGAGAATCCAAACTGGACAAGCTACAGCTAACCACGATGGCTTTTATCACATCTGCCAGAACTCAGCAGAG AATCAATCTCTTGATGCAGGAATGATCAACGATCTAGGTAACTCGAGTCAGATGAACTTTATTTCTGATGAAGACATTGTGCAGTATCAAAACGCAACAGCCAATACCAAGATAGAGCATTACATGGACATGTCAGGAActgtgaagaaaaagaaagcaaacgtCGAATTTCTTCAATCTGGGAACACCTCTGAAACTGAAAAAGACATTGACGAAAATGGTTACCCGGTTTCCAACGTAAGTCTACTCGGTGCTACTAATAACGGACCTCCGTGGAGCGTTGGAAGAGCAAAGGTTTGTGTCAACAATAGTGTCTCTTCCTTTGAAGAAACGACCAGCAGAGTTCTGTCCATCGATTCCACAGCGGCAGATAACGCAGTGAGATGTGGGAACTTTCATGGTTCAGTTTACGAAGATATTCTTTCAACTTCAGACCAATCTGCACCAATCAGAGAACCGTCACGTAAGCACGAGTACTCGACTATCGAGAGGAATAATACACGTGATCCTCTTGCGATAGGCCTGAAAGATCCTCTATATTCTGTATCAATATATTCAAGCAAGCAAAGACAAGAGCCTGAGGTGGATGAAAGTGGGTATCTTGTTATTGAAGCATATGATGGTGAAATCGTCGAAGATCGATATGTAAACATGGACAAAGTGCAGCCTACCACAACATATCTATATGAAAATGAGATTTGA